The following are from one region of the Denitrobacterium detoxificans genome:
- a CDS encoding molybdopterin-containing oxidoreductase family protein, giving the protein MEKLNMSRRSFVKTAAVAGAVCAVAGQSDTNFVEAAHADTSSSGEEKVVHTACRACISNCAVKVTVRDGRVVRIVGDEIDPMSEGRICAKGAAGIQALYNPNRLKYPMKRVGERGTNNWERITWEEALDTIADKLMDLYEQDPMTLIVSGGGGGNPQFYSQMRFLQAFDGGNFFEPGCAQCYLPRNHAQPVMNGQTDNSIADSNAYEIYYSGNQYGDNMCKCLVLWGTDPSQSCPASGGRALCNLRENGTKTVVIDPRFTPDASKADIWLPIRPGTDVALELAWIKYILDNKLYDEEFCMKWTNLPFLINPETKYTYKASELGFEVDEAEDKYTFVVWDKTQNAPRPAPFPWDETLDAQMDGEFEYNGVTGIKTGFRALKECCEEWTLAKAAEVCWLDEDKIEEAIKLYVENSPNAGISLGVATDQYEQSAQAAMGTTIIDIIMSNVDNPGNLTQQRPAQNPGTYLVPAYDKYGYNEMGPTYETELRRLGYIEHKGLGFWKASHIGTIRTALETGEPYLPRVWIDRSGNKPAMLGGARHFLEAAKKFELIVHMYMYPTAMSVEMADIILPAAEWLETSYACDRCNVFLIRQRVVQLFECVDETLMWSWLTKKLADKGHPKCLRSFTGDFSNVEKLSKNWLTYEEYEEFLASVISRSFTKKYPEGLTWEQCKELMPMEITEEEAWVQNSYGYYKQISPTTGKPYGFSRTTSLRCEPYAEGMIRLGRTGNSAGKDSMGFSFPAASVDYPPLPYYREPHESPVVGDDGYDAQYPYTLTEGRVPMYHHGTLRNVPYLREIYPVPLTWINPKTAAEVGVETGDWIKLTSRRDSTHGKVLVTEGIAPGVLYQERFWNPELLDSDDPSQAWKAMNINLLTKHDEPYNDEYGTYTLRGFQVNIEKSTKPEGVWEDPEEFEPWMPVPSDNTGGGDAVYDA; this is encoded by the coding sequence ATGGAGAAATTGAATATGTCGCGCAGGAGCTTCGTGAAAACGGCTGCAGTTGCTGGCGCCGTTTGCGCGGTTGCCGGGCAGTCTGACACGAATTTCGTGGAAGCAGCTCATGCCGACACCAGTTCCTCCGGCGAAGAAAAGGTGGTACATACCGCTTGTCGCGCGTGCATCTCGAACTGCGCCGTAAAGGTGACCGTGCGAGATGGGCGCGTCGTGCGCATCGTGGGCGATGAGATCGACCCGATGAGCGAGGGCCGCATCTGCGCAAAGGGCGCAGCTGGCATTCAGGCGCTGTACAACCCCAATCGCCTGAAGTACCCGATGAAGCGCGTGGGTGAGCGCGGCACCAACAATTGGGAGCGCATCACCTGGGAAGAAGCGCTCGACACCATTGCCGACAAGCTCATGGACCTGTACGAGCAGGACCCCATGACGCTCATCGTTTCTGGTGGTGGCGGTGGTAACCCGCAGTTCTATTCGCAGATGCGCTTCCTGCAGGCGTTTGATGGCGGTAACTTCTTCGAGCCCGGTTGCGCTCAGTGCTACCTGCCGCGTAACCATGCTCAGCCGGTAATGAACGGCCAGACCGACAACTCCATCGCTGACTCGAATGCCTATGAGATTTACTACTCGGGTAACCAGTATGGCGACAACATGTGCAAGTGCCTGGTCCTGTGGGGCACCGACCCCTCGCAGAGCTGCCCCGCTTCGGGTGGCCGCGCGCTGTGCAACCTGCGCGAGAACGGCACGAAGACGGTTGTCATCGACCCGCGCTTCACGCCCGATGCCTCCAAGGCTGACATTTGGCTGCCCATTCGCCCGGGCACTGACGTTGCGCTCGAGCTTGCCTGGATCAAGTACATCCTGGATAACAAGCTCTACGACGAAGAGTTCTGCATGAAGTGGACGAATCTTCCGTTCCTCATCAACCCGGAAACGAAGTACACCTACAAGGCCTCCGAGCTGGGCTTCGAAGTGGACGAGGCGGAAGATAAGTACACGTTCGTAGTGTGGGACAAGACGCAGAATGCCCCGCGTCCAGCTCCTTTCCCCTGGGATGAGACGCTGGATGCCCAGATGGACGGCGAGTTCGAATACAACGGCGTTACCGGCATCAAGACGGGCTTCCGCGCGCTGAAGGAATGCTGCGAAGAGTGGACGTTGGCCAAGGCGGCCGAAGTTTGCTGGCTTGACGAGGACAAGATCGAAGAAGCCATCAAGCTGTACGTGGAGAACAGCCCCAACGCCGGCATCAGCCTGGGCGTGGCAACTGACCAGTACGAGCAGAGCGCTCAGGCCGCCATGGGTACCACCATTATCGACATCATCATGAGCAATGTCGATAACCCTGGCAATCTGACGCAGCAGCGTCCGGCTCAGAACCCTGGCACCTACCTGGTGCCTGCGTACGACAAGTACGGCTACAACGAGATGGGTCCCACGTACGAAACGGAGCTTCGCCGCTTGGGGTACATCGAGCACAAGGGCCTGGGCTTCTGGAAGGCAAGCCACATCGGCACTATCCGCACGGCCCTGGAAACGGGCGAGCCGTATCTGCCGCGCGTGTGGATCGACCGTTCCGGCAACAAGCCCGCCATGCTCGGCGGCGCCCGCCACTTCCTGGAGGCGGCGAAGAAGTTCGAGCTCATCGTTCACATGTACATGTACCCCACGGCCATGAGCGTGGAGATGGCGGACATCATTCTACCTGCGGCCGAATGGCTGGAAACCAGCTATGCTTGCGACCGCTGCAACGTCTTCCTCATTCGCCAGCGCGTGGTGCAGCTGTTCGAGTGCGTGGACGAGACCCTCATGTGGAGCTGGCTTACCAAGAAGCTCGCCGACAAGGGCCATCCCAAGTGTCTGCGCTCCTTTACGGGTGATTTCAGCAACGTGGAAAAGCTTTCCAAGAACTGGCTTACCTACGAGGAGTACGAGGAATTCCTGGCTTCCGTCATCAGCCGTTCCTTCACGAAGAAGTATCCCGAGGGGCTTACCTGGGAACAGTGCAAGGAACTCATGCCGATGGAGATCACCGAGGAAGAGGCCTGGGTGCAGAATTCGTACGGCTATTACAAGCAGATCAGCCCTACCACGGGCAAGCCGTATGGCTTCAGCCGCACTACGAGCCTGCGTTGCGAGCCGTACGCCGAGGGCATGATTCGTCTGGGCCGTACCGGCAATTCCGCGGGCAAGGACTCCATGGGCTTCTCGTTCCCTGCGGCTTCGGTGGACTATCCGCCCCTGCCGTACTATCGCGAGCCGCATGAGAGCCCCGTGGTTGGCGATGATGGCTACGATGCGCAGTATCCGTACACCCTCACCGAGGGCCGCGTGCCCATGTACCACCACGGCACGCTGCGCAATGTTCCGTATCTGCGTGAGATCTATCCTGTGCCCCTTACCTGGATCAATCCGAAGACGGCTGCAGAAGTGGGCGTGGAAACGGGTGACTGGATCAAGCTCACGAGCCGTCGCGATTCGACGCACGGCAAGGTGCTGGTTACCGAGGGCATTGCTCCTGGCGTGCTGTACCAGGAACGCTTCTGGAATCCCGAGCTGCTGGATTCCGACGATCCCAGCCAGGCATGGAAGGCCATGAACATCAACCTGCTCACCAAGCATGACGAGCCGTATAACGACGAGTATGGCACGTACACGCTGCGCGGGTTCCAAGTAAACATCGAGAAGTCCACCAAGCCCGAAGGCGTTTGGGAGGACCCGGAGGAGTTCGAGCCCTGGATGCCCGTTCCCTCTGATAACACCGGAGGAGGAGATGCCGTTTATGACGCGTAA
- the eat gene encoding ethanolamine permease, protein MTPPSSAIAIGPERAESSEYFEKRSLKKGAVNWVLLMSLGVAYVISGDFSGWNYGIGNGGWMGMAIAFVVMGAMYLFMVLGIAEMSSAMPTAGAGYGFARRAMGRIGGALTGFSILIEYTICPAAISTFIAAYVHDLGLFADVPSYAIIGFFFIILVGIHIFGVGEALKLILGITVVAMIALLAFVFGMIPHFDAANLFDIAPAVADGTTMLPYGASGILAALPFGIWLFLAIEGVPLAAEESANPKRDMPRGILAAIGVLIVTGTLVLFLCAGGAGAEFAGAAPAPLVDALNAVGENNLALFVNYAGLAGLIASFFSTVFSSSRQAFALSRAGYLPKFLSVTGNRKTPYLALIILGFIGYALAVFVQDGDVLLNMAVFAACVSYAMMNLSHILLRKKEPGMERGFKAPGGIVLTSISLVLSIVAIASTFVVDSFAAGCTLLVLAGLMVYFFLYSSKHLVGNAPEEEFAAMEQAAAELR, encoded by the coding sequence ATGACGCCACCATCTAGCGCAATCGCAATCGGGCCCGAACGCGCCGAATCCAGCGAGTACTTCGAGAAGAGATCGCTGAAGAAAGGCGCCGTTAATTGGGTGCTTCTTATGAGCCTGGGCGTCGCCTACGTTATCTCGGGTGACTTTTCGGGCTGGAACTATGGAATCGGAAATGGCGGCTGGATGGGCATGGCCATTGCCTTCGTGGTAATGGGAGCCATGTACCTCTTCATGGTGCTGGGCATTGCGGAAATGTCCTCGGCCATGCCCACCGCAGGTGCCGGCTACGGCTTCGCCCGACGCGCCATGGGGCGCATCGGCGGTGCGCTCACAGGATTCTCCATCCTGATCGAATACACTATCTGCCCCGCCGCCATTTCCACGTTCATCGCCGCATACGTACATGACCTGGGACTCTTTGCGGACGTTCCCTCGTACGCCATCATCGGGTTCTTCTTCATCATCCTGGTAGGCATACACATCTTCGGTGTCGGCGAAGCCTTGAAGCTCATTCTGGGAATCACCGTCGTGGCCATGATCGCCCTGCTCGCGTTCGTATTCGGAATGATTCCGCATTTCGACGCCGCCAACCTCTTCGACATTGCCCCCGCCGTAGCCGACGGAACCACCATGCTGCCCTACGGCGCAAGTGGCATCCTGGCAGCGCTGCCTTTCGGCATCTGGCTGTTCCTGGCCATCGAGGGCGTACCCCTGGCCGCCGAAGAATCGGCTAACCCCAAGCGCGACATGCCCCGCGGCATCCTGGCCGCCATCGGCGTGCTCATCGTGACCGGTACGCTCGTTCTGTTCCTGTGCGCTGGTGGCGCAGGCGCGGAATTTGCCGGCGCAGCTCCCGCTCCCCTGGTAGACGCCCTGAACGCCGTTGGCGAAAACAACCTGGCCCTCTTCGTGAACTACGCGGGCTTGGCCGGCCTAATCGCCTCGTTCTTCTCCACCGTATTCAGCAGCTCCCGCCAGGCATTTGCCCTTTCCCGCGCTGGATACCTGCCCAAGTTCCTGTCCGTAACTGGCAATCGCAAGACCCCCTACCTGGCACTCATCATCCTGGGCTTCATCGGCTACGCACTTGCCGTGTTCGTGCAAGACGGAGACGTACTGCTGAACATGGCCGTATTCGCCGCATGCGTTTCCTACGCCATGATGAATCTGTCGCACATCCTGCTGCGCAAGAAGGAGCCCGGCATGGAACGTGGCTTCAAGGCCCCTGGCGGCATCGTGCTCACTTCCATCTCGCTGGTGCTCAGCATCGTCGCCATTGCCTCCACCTTCGTCGTGGATAGCTTCGCTGCTGGCTGCACCCTGCTCGTACTCGCCGGGCTCATGGTGTACTTCTTCCTGTATTCCAGCAAACACCTGGTAGGCAATGCCCCCGAAGAGGAATTCGCCGCCATGGAACAGGCAGCGGCCGAGCTCCGCTAA
- a CDS encoding aspartate aminotransferase family protein yields MTHTPLETSTDENVGILASNSFDMNKLDTLHGTLHDLVAQREVLGPCYRLFYQKPLHLVSGRGTRLFDSDGTEYLDMYNNIPSIGHSNPCVTKAVTEQLTKINTHTRYVHQNILAYANDLLATLPPSLDRIMFMCSGSEANDLAIRCAQLYTLGEGIIVTAEAYHGNTALVSGVSPSIGKDVPMSPTMRMIPTPDTYRLGTDDIGTWMRDRVAEQIADMKRHGIRFAGVLFDSIFSSDGVIPGKPGFLQPVIDLVHAEGGLYIADEVQPGFCRTGDTFWGFQRHDITPDIVTMGKPMANGIACSGMAIRHDVLEAFAERNPYFNTFAGNPVAMAAAQAVLDYLREHDMLSHVSHMGKLLVNGISNLAKEHPCLGDVRGAGLFTGTDIVIPGTKDPDRATAVKLIEALREHHVLISLCGPYGSVLKVRPPLVFSESDLDFFLSALDASLTDIGK; encoded by the coding sequence ATGACGCACACACCCCTAGAAACATCAACCGACGAGAACGTGGGCATTCTGGCTTCGAACAGCTTCGATATGAACAAGCTGGACACCCTGCACGGAACGCTGCACGACCTGGTAGCCCAACGTGAGGTACTGGGCCCCTGCTATCGCCTGTTCTACCAAAAGCCCCTGCACTTGGTAAGTGGGCGGGGTACCCGCCTATTCGATTCAGACGGAACCGAATACCTAGACATGTACAACAACATCCCCTCCATCGGACACAGCAACCCCTGCGTTACCAAGGCCGTTACCGAACAGCTCACCAAGATCAACACGCATACGCGCTACGTGCATCAAAACATCCTGGCCTACGCAAACGACCTACTTGCCACGCTTCCCCCATCGCTCGACCGCATCATGTTCATGTGCTCAGGCTCGGAAGCGAACGATCTGGCCATCCGCTGCGCGCAGCTATACACCCTTGGCGAAGGCATTATCGTTACCGCCGAGGCATACCACGGCAATACCGCTCTCGTATCGGGAGTATCGCCTTCCATCGGCAAGGACGTTCCCATGAGCCCCACTATGCGCATGATCCCCACCCCCGACACCTACCGCCTGGGCACCGACGACATCGGCACCTGGATGCGCGATCGCGTAGCGGAACAGATTGCCGATATGAAGCGTCATGGCATTCGATTTGCCGGCGTCCTCTTCGACAGCATCTTCTCGTCGGATGGCGTCATCCCCGGCAAGCCGGGATTCCTGCAGCCCGTTATCGACCTGGTGCACGCCGAAGGCGGCCTCTACATCGCCGACGAAGTGCAGCCCGGGTTCTGCCGCACGGGTGATACATTCTGGGGCTTCCAGCGCCACGACATCACCCCCGACATCGTGACGATGGGCAAACCCATGGCCAACGGCATTGCCTGTTCGGGCATGGCCATTCGCCACGACGTGCTCGAAGCATTCGCCGAACGCAATCCGTACTTCAATACCTTCGCAGGGAACCCCGTGGCAATGGCCGCCGCACAGGCCGTATTGGACTACCTGCGTGAGCATGACATGCTTAGCCACGTCAGCCACATGGGAAAACTGCTCGTAAACGGCATTTCGAACCTTGCGAAAGAGCATCCCTGCCTGGGCGACGTTCGCGGCGCGGGCCTTTTCACGGGCACCGACATCGTTATCCCCGGAACGAAAGACCCCGACCGCGCCACGGCGGTAAAGCTCATCGAAGCACTGCGCGAGCATCATGTGCTCATTTCGCTGTGCGGTCCTTATGGCAGCGTGCTGAAAGTACGCCCGCCCTTGGTATTCAGCGAAAGCGACCTTGATTTCTTCCTGAGCGCACTCGACGCATCCCTAACGGACATCGGCAAATAG
- a CDS encoding phosphotransferase enzyme family protein codes for MANNFENPELFQQAAAMAARRYPFERSDAKLLAFSENATYLIFDPETNERLCVMRVGRPGYHTLEEYESEIAWLRQINDYTPLKVANPIPATDGSYIQQVELEGTTYYCVATEFLTGTTLEQDDNPAAAPQHFEMLGEVTAYLHRQTEIWNGTKDIKRFHWDTENMIGENAIWGDWHAYPDMTDEEVAKIEQCCEIIKRRLDRYGKTPQNYGVIHADLRDTNILVEGDAIKVIDFDDFGFGWHVHDLASALTFIEERDEVPDLVNAWLTGYRKVLPFTDTDFVEIDTFILQRRIQMLAWMASHQDSTPVQGYMQGYMEGTMGLVDRYLRLFG; via the coding sequence ATGGCAAACAATTTCGAAAACCCCGAGCTGTTCCAGCAAGCTGCAGCTATGGCCGCACGTCGCTACCCCTTCGAGCGAAGCGATGCAAAGCTACTCGCCTTCTCGGAAAACGCCACGTATCTCATCTTCGACCCCGAAACGAACGAGCGACTTTGCGTCATGCGCGTAGGCCGCCCCGGCTACCACACGCTCGAGGAATACGAGAGCGAAATCGCCTGGCTTCGTCAGATTAACGACTACACGCCGTTGAAGGTAGCCAATCCCATCCCCGCCACCGACGGCAGCTACATCCAGCAGGTAGAGCTGGAGGGCACAACGTATTACTGCGTGGCAACCGAATTCCTAACGGGCACCACGCTGGAACAGGACGATAACCCCGCCGCCGCACCGCAGCACTTCGAAATGCTCGGCGAGGTAACCGCATACCTGCATCGCCAAACCGAAATCTGGAACGGGACGAAAGACATCAAGCGCTTCCATTGGGACACCGAGAACATGATTGGCGAGAATGCGATCTGGGGCGACTGGCACGCCTACCCCGACATGACGGACGAAGAAGTAGCCAAGATCGAGCAGTGCTGCGAAATCATCAAACGCCGTCTCGATCGCTATGGCAAGACGCCCCAGAACTACGGCGTCATCCACGCCGACCTGCGTGACACGAACATCCTGGTAGAGGGGGACGCCATTAAGGTCATCGACTTCGACGACTTCGGATTTGGATGGCACGTGCACGACCTGGCAAGCGCGCTTACGTTCATCGAGGAACGAGACGAAGTCCCCGACCTGGTGAACGCGTGGCTTACGGGATACCGCAAAGTCCTACCCTTCACCGACACCGACTTCGTGGAAATCGACACGTTCATCCTGCAGCGCCGCATCCAGATGCTCGCCTGGATGGCAAGTCACCAGGATTCGACGCCCGTGCAAGGCTACATGCAAGGGTACATGGAAGGCACGATGGGCCTGGTCGACCGCTACCTACGCCTCTTTGGCTAA
- a CDS encoding P-II family nitrogen regulator encodes MKEIEIIINGDKLDRVKRILSGFSDNGIFVTQGFGYGHQHGFHQVYTRDDSRGVNLLPKVSVRTVVADDLVDPIVDEAVASMNNATFGDGKIFIRPIEDAIRVRTDERGDEAL; translated from the coding sequence ATGAAGGAAATTGAAATCATCATCAATGGCGACAAGCTCGACCGCGTCAAGCGCATCCTGTCGGGCTTCAGCGATAACGGCATCTTCGTCACGCAGGGCTTCGGCTATGGCCACCAGCATGGCTTTCACCAGGTATACACCCGCGACGACTCGCGCGGCGTGAACCTGCTGCCCAAGGTTTCCGTGCGCACCGTGGTCGCAGACGACCTAGTAGACCCCATTGTGGACGAAGCGGTAGCCAGCATGAACAACGCCACCTTCGGCGATGGCAAGATATTCATTCGCCCCATCGAGGATGCCATCCGCGTGCGCACCGACGAACGCGGAGACGAAGCGCTCTAG
- a CDS encoding glutamate synthase subunit beta translates to MGKPGAFLTQERVGRLRRPCEESVQDFEAIAVSLTQEEQRVQASRCMDCGVPFCQAGLSFGGTRAVGCPLHNLIPEVQDLVWQGRWEDAAERLSLTNPFPEFTGRVCPAMCEKACNLGEHDAPVSIREDMLAVDEHAWSVGLRKPLPRAAETAPLVGVVGSGPAGLALAWELTRLGLRVRVVERADRVGGLLTYGIPAMKLPKDIVERRIRLMRESGVEFVLSSDCADPTVASKLLDDCDVVALACGATRARTVGVPGEDAQGVYPAVAYLTEATRSVLDGHVPAMSAQGKDVLVIGGGDTGCDCVATALRQGAHSVHQVIRAAQAPTQRGQSNAWPEWPRIDVMEYGHEEAQAMQGEDPRLFATDTLEFLVENGAVRAARLKARQDAGAHVGEPYELPAQLVLVAKGFTGVEAPLMDAFSVSVDEARGIPVTVGGTHRAESALPKPVFVAGDAHMGSSLVANAMADAIVCAGEIANILL, encoded by the coding sequence GTGGGTAAGCCAGGAGCATTTCTCACGCAGGAACGCGTGGGGCGCTTGCGTCGCCCGTGCGAAGAGTCAGTACAGGATTTCGAAGCCATTGCCGTATCGCTGACCCAAGAAGAGCAGCGCGTGCAGGCCTCGCGTTGTATGGATTGCGGTGTGCCGTTTTGTCAGGCTGGTCTTTCCTTTGGCGGAACGCGTGCGGTGGGGTGCCCGTTGCATAACCTCATCCCCGAGGTGCAGGACCTAGTGTGGCAAGGCCGTTGGGAAGATGCGGCTGAAAGGTTGTCGCTTACCAATCCCTTCCCGGAATTTACGGGGCGCGTATGTCCGGCCATGTGCGAGAAGGCGTGCAATTTGGGTGAGCATGATGCACCGGTGAGCATTCGAGAAGACATGCTCGCAGTCGACGAACACGCGTGGTCTGTGGGCCTGCGTAAGCCCCTGCCGCGCGCAGCCGAGACTGCTCCGCTGGTTGGCGTCGTGGGTTCGGGGCCGGCTGGCCTTGCGCTTGCATGGGAGCTTACGCGCCTTGGCCTACGCGTACGCGTGGTGGAACGTGCCGATCGCGTGGGCGGCTTGCTTACGTATGGCATTCCCGCCATGAAGCTTCCCAAAGATATTGTTGAGCGTCGCATCCGCCTCATGCGGGAAAGTGGCGTTGAATTCGTGCTCTCGAGCGATTGCGCTGACCCGACGGTTGCCAGCAAGCTGCTTGACGATTGCGATGTCGTGGCCCTTGCTTGTGGTGCAACGCGTGCCCGTACGGTGGGGGTTCCTGGGGAGGATGCCCAGGGCGTATACCCGGCGGTTGCCTATCTTACGGAGGCTACGCGTTCGGTGCTCGATGGGCATGTCCCCGCCATGAGCGCTCAGGGCAAAGACGTGTTGGTAATCGGCGGCGGTGATACGGGTTGCGACTGCGTGGCCACTGCATTGCGCCAGGGGGCCCACAGCGTTCATCAGGTTATTCGTGCGGCTCAGGCGCCGACGCAGCGTGGCCAATCCAATGCGTGGCCCGAATGGCCCCGTATCGATGTTATGGAATATGGCCATGAGGAAGCGCAGGCCATGCAGGGGGAGGACCCCCGTCTGTTTGCCACGGATACCCTGGAGTTCCTGGTCGAGAATGGCGCCGTGCGTGCTGCTCGTCTGAAGGCGCGGCAGGATGCGGGCGCCCATGTGGGTGAGCCCTATGAGCTTCCTGCTCAACTGGTTCTTGTGGCCAAGGGCTTCACGGGCGTGGAGGCGCCGCTCATGGACGCCTTCTCCGTTTCCGTCGACGAGGCGCGTGGAATTCCCGTTACCGTAGGCGGTACGCACAGGGCGGAATCCGCTTTGCCGAAACCGGTATTCGTTGCGGGCGACGCCCATATGGGGTCGTCGTTGGTTGCGAACGCCATGGCTGATGCTATCGTTTGCGCCGGAGAGATTGCCAACATCCTACTTTAG